Proteins encoded in a region of the Triticum dicoccoides isolate Atlit2015 ecotype Zavitan chromosome 3A, WEW_v2.0, whole genome shotgun sequence genome:
- the LOC119272162 gene encoding uncharacterized protein LOC119272162 has product MAKNHGAAALVIASLLVAVTLADARVAVQVRRDLNEGHVVPASDAKAAPALTCSKVQGLKAGETCFSVALLGGLTLESFLVCNPNIDCAKTFVGQWVCLRASTA; this is encoded by the exons ATGGCGAAGAACCACGGAGCTGCCGCTCTCGTGATCGCGTCCCTTCTCGTCGCGGTCACCCTCGCCGACGCCAGGGTCGCCGTGCAGGTGCGCCGCGACCTGAACGAAG GTCACGTGGTGCCGGCGAGCGACGCGAAGGCGGCGCCGGCGCTGACGTGCAGCAAGGTGCAGGGGCTGAAGGCGGGCGAGACCTGCTTCTCCGTCGCGCTGCTCGGAGGCCTGACCCTGGAGTCGTTCCTCGTCTGCAACCCCAACATCGACTGCGCCAAGACCTTCGTCGGCCAGTGG